The Athene noctua chromosome 10, bAthNoc1.hap1.1, whole genome shotgun sequence genome segment TGGCATCATCGCCATGATCTGCTACCgcaagaagaggaaagggaagctGACCATTGAAGACCAGGCCACCTTCATAAAGAAGGGCGTGCCCATCATTTTTGCCGACGAGCTGGACGACTCCAAGCCTCCGCCATCCTCCAGCATGCCCCTCATCCTCCAGGAGGAGaaagccccgctgccccccccggagTACCCCAACCAGAGCATGCCGGAGACCACGCCGCTCAACCAGGACACCATCGGGGAGTACACGCCGCTGCGGGACGAGGACCCCAACGCGCCGCCCTACCAGCCTCCCCCCCCCTTCACCGCACCCATGGAGGGGAAAGGCTCCCGCCCGAAGAACATGACCCCGTACAGGTCCCCGCCGCCCTACGTCCCCCCTTAACGAATGGGAGGCTCTCGGGGGAGAAGGGGCCTCCAGCTCCACGCCAGTGCTGTCTGTGGGCCGGCAGCCCCCTCGCCAGCCGGGAACCCGAAACCCCAGCCCGCTCCCCAGCAGGCCCTCCCCGGCTGCGCCCGTCGCACCGGAGTGCTCGCGGGACTCGGGGGgacacttgttttatttttgcctaacaagctttggttttattttattcatagAAAAAATTCTCGGCTCAAACACGCCTTCCCGGCGACTGGGCTTCTGGCCAGAGCCGGGgtggtgggcagggaggggggacgGGACGGGTCGGGTCGGGACGGGAGGAGCAGGCAGCACTGGGGTAGCACTCTGGGTCTCCGCTGTTTGCCTTTAACACTAACTGTACTGTTTTTTCTATTCACGTGTGTCTAGCTACAGGACGTAACATGAAAGGTAgcctaaaaataattaaattcaagGGACTTTCTGAAGTCGGATGTTTTAAGTTTTTACATTTAATCCGCTGTTTACCTAAACGGGGATGTGTAGTTTTGGGGCGGGGGAGGACAGTGCTGCAGGCGAGCTCCAGGGGCGATTCGGGCTGGTCAGAGGGAGGCCCTCAGGACAGccagccgccgcctcctcctccttggggggATTGGCTTCTTGGTTTGGGGtttgattcttttattttttatttcttttaaatcaaagaaaTCCTATTTTTATCACGCATCATAAAATAGTCATCAGTTGAGTCAGACTGGCTTGGGGTACCTCTGGCTGAGCGCGGAGGCAGCCGCCCGCACCTCAGGGTGCAGCGCAGTGCCAGGGGGCTCGCAGGAGGGCGAGCCAGGCCCCACGCTGCGAGGGCAAGCACTGAGGTTGGGGTGatctttttttaagcaaaaccCCCTCCCTGCGAGGTGTTTTGGCAATGGTGGGGTGTTTTCTCCATAATGCAGTGCCTGTCTCTGCCTCAACGACTCTGAGAGCGGTGCCAGAACCAGAATGGCCTCGACGGCTCCGGGATGCACGCGTCCTGCTGGCTGCTCCGTGCCCGGACGCTGTTAGAAAagataaaaagtttttaaaaagggaaaaaaaaaaggaaaactgaaaaaaaaaaaagaaaaaaaaaaaaaccaagccagaaTAGTTAATAGtcaaaaaaaatcagtgaactCTCAAATCTAATTTTTTACTAAATTTTTGATACAGCCtcaaattgttttattaaaaaaagatttaaaaaccGGTGTACCGCTGCCAGCAGTTTGTACGAGCTTAGCTTCCTCGTGCCGGCTCTGGGACCCACCGCCCTGCGCAGGCCGAGCTTGTCTGAgccgcgggggcccccccggccccctcctgcccctcggccGCCTCTTCCTTCACATTATAGATACTGATTTTCGTCTCCGTCGCGCTAAATCATTTTAAGCATGGATTTACTTTTGTGTTTTCCCGGAGCGTTCTTTGGGGTAcgatggggagggaggagaaataacccccgtggaggggggggggggtccggcgCACACCCGCGCCAGGCCGGCCCCTCCCGCGGTGCCGCGGCCCGGGCGAGCGGCTGGGTGGGCGCGGGCCCCGCCCCCGCTGGCGGGGGGCTCTGCCGGGCCCTCCCGCTCTGCTTTCGGCGTGGCGGGGGCGGTGTCCGCGTTGTGTAAAGAAACGTCCGAGTCAATAAACCGTGTGCTTCGTACCGCCGCGCCTCTCCGCCGCGGgaccgggcgggcggcgccccctggcggcggcggAGCTCCCCGCTTCCTGCCGGCGCGCGACGCCcccgcgcggcccggccccgcccaggagcggcggccgcgcggcgccgccatgtcgggagcggcggggccggggccggggccgcccgcggggcagggccgctccccgctgccctgcgccccccgccccgccgccgcgctccaGCTGGGCGGGGGGGCCGAGCCGCCGCGGCCCGGCGTCGCCGTCATCGACCTCCGCTtcccccgcggcgccgccgccgacGTGagtgcggcccggcccggcccagggGTGCTGAGGGCGGTACCggtatggggagggggggggatacCGGGGGGGCGCCAAGGGTGATGCTGGGGACAGCCCCTGTGGGGCACGTGGTGCCGGTCCCGGTGCGGGAGGGGGGATGCCGGGGGCGGCAACGGTCCCAGtatgggggaggggggggatgctGAGGGTGGTGCCAGGGCGGGGGGATGCCGGGGGCGGCCCCGGTATGGGGGATGCCGAGGGCGGGGTATCGTCAGGGGCAGCACCCGCCCCGGTGTTGGGCAGGATGCCGGGGGCGGCCCCGGTGCCGGTAtggcggggggctgccggggcccgTCCCAGTAGCAGGGCGGTCGTGCCGCTGCTGGTACCAAGTATGGGGGGGATGCTGGTGCCGGTAccggggtggggatggggagatgCCGGTGCCAGTACCGatgggggggttgtgggggtgGGATGCCGGTACCGGTATGGGGGGCGGGACGCCAGTTTTGGGGCTGAGGCCGCTGGTCCCGCAGGTGCAGGAGATCGTCTTCAGGAACTTCTACACGGCGTTCCTGAGCGTGCGGGTgcagcgccccggcccccccggctcccggcGCTGGGTGACCTGCCTGCGGGACTACTGCCTGATGCCCTGCCCGCACACCGAGGAGGGCTCCCAGGACTACTTCTCCCTCCGCCGCCACCAGGTCGGCATGTCCGGGACATCACCCGCACCCCTGGGGCTCACCCCTCTTTGCCCACCCCCCGGGAGGCCCTCAGTCCCTGGGGCCCTGTGCTGATGCCCCACCGTGCCCCACAGCGGCGCCGTGCCAGCTGGCCCCTGCCCGCGCTTCTCAGCAGTGAGGGTCCCCATGCTGGTCTGGCCcatgccctgctctgcccagacAGCCACCATGAGGTGACATTTCCCTCAGGCTCCTTCCATCTGGggtggcttggggttttttgagagaAAATCCCCAAAATTGTCCTGGAACAGCGGCAGCCTGGCCAGCCCCTGCACTgacagccccccctccccatcctcgcCCCAGCAGATGCTGTGTGACGTGGACCAGGTGACGGCAGTGCGGTTCATCCTGCGGCAGCCCTCCCCGGTCTGGCTCCACTTCACCATCGAGGAGCTGCAGATTTTCCCTCCCGGACAGAAGGTGAGTGGGTGCCGGTGCTACCCTCCCTGCCAGGCATGGGCAGGGGTCCAGGACAGGCCACCATCCTGGCATtgctccccacagctctgggGGCTTCAGGCTCCCTCCAGAGGACACGTAGGGGTGGGTCCAAGTCCTTATCCTTTGCTGGGGCACTTGGGGTCCCCTtgtgtgctgggggctgggggagggactGCTCCAGCCAGGCCTAACCCTGCCCATTCCAGAGGTGGATGTTTGTCTGGGCaatgggatggagctggagattGCTGCAGCGAATTACCAGTTGCAAACAACCGCTCAAAACTCAAAATTCCCTTTAATGACAGTAAAGTGACACATATCCATAGCAATATAATGTGGGCTCCAAACCACAGCATGCTGCGTGGTGTGAGAGTGGAGGTGGGATCGGGAACAACCTGGTATGACCCTCTGGATCTGTTTCAGAGCCCGCAGAAGGATTTCCCCTCCTGGCTCTCGCAGTTGACCCCTCCggagcagccagccagcctaCACAGGGTGAGTGATCCTGGCTGAGgtcctggggagaaggagggacCTATGTGGGGTGCCAGTCATGGGTGCAAGCGTCCCTTGTGAGGCTgccagctccatccctgccccatcagCTCCACCCCACCAGGAATAGCTGTGGAGCCCCAAAATAACCTGCCTTGTGCTGGAAGTAGCTTGCAGCGTTCAGAAGCAAAGTATCTCCATGGGGATGTGCAATTTGAGGTGACACTTAATgtctccctgccctctgctctggGGACAGGAACGTCCCCGTGGGAGCAGTGGGTACACAGTGTCGCCCAGCCGGCAGGTGGGACGTGTGGGGATGGGGCgccctggctgctccccagcGCTTTGCAGAGGGGGCGCCCTGGGGAGCACGTTACCCGGCCGGGGCGGCACACAGGTGGAGGGTGGCCGCAGCCACGGCGCATGTTTACAGCTTGCAAGCCATATCTGCCTGGCCGGCGGCCTTTGGTGAGCAAAGTCCGGGCCCagcagggcaggggtgggcaggcAGCTCACCCACGGAACCTGCCGAGTCAGCCGCTgccagcaggagcaggctggGCCGGGAGCCATGCCACGCTGCCCAGCACCTCCGGGGCTCTTCTGCCGCCGGGCTTTGGTGCTACGGAGCTTCTG includes the following:
- the NICN1 gene encoding nicolin-1; translation: MSGAAGPGPGPPAGQGRSPLPCAPRPAAALQLGGGAEPPRPGVAVIDLRFPRGAAADVQEIVFRNFYTAFLSVRVQRPGPPGSRRWVTCLRDYCLMPCPHTEEGSQDYFSLRRHQMLCDVDQVTAVRFILRQPSPVWLHFTIEELQIFPPGQKSPQKDFPSWLSQLTPPEQPASLHRELPDPEKVSTEVQQMWVLTEVIRARQAAARIGRFDVDGCYDINLLSYT